In Flavobacteriales bacterium, a single window of DNA contains:
- a CDS encoding bifunctional 3-deoxy-7-phosphoheptulonate synthase/chorismate mutase type II: protein MIEIKKQEFKKPLIIAGPCSAESQEQLLATAKGLEDKATIFRAGIWKPRTRPNSFEGVGNKALEWLKVVKQETPLKVATEVANARHVEACLKADIDVLWLGARTTVNPFYVQEIAEALRGVDVKVMIKNPLHPELSLWIGAIERLSQVGVSQLSAIHRGFFTLEKSAFRNEPKWEIPIKLKRLVPELSIICDPSHISGAPQMLSEVSQTAMDLNMDGLMIETHYNPSLALSDAQQQITPKELGVLLDNLILRSSTNPNTEFRTLLNNLRSEIDAIDKKLVDIVGQRTEIVKEIGRYKKENAVTILQIERWFEILKSRKDWGRDINLDPQMIGELFELIHKHSVLTQTHILNK, encoded by the coding sequence ATGATAGAGATAAAAAAACAAGAGTTTAAAAAGCCACTTATTATTGCTGGACCTTGTAGTGCAGAAAGTCAAGAGCAGCTATTAGCTACTGCAAAAGGGTTAGAAGATAAAGCAACCATTTTTAGAGCAGGGATTTGGAAGCCCCGAACACGTCCTAATTCATTTGAAGGTGTTGGGAACAAGGCTTTAGAATGGTTAAAAGTGGTGAAACAAGAAACCCCATTGAAAGTAGCCACAGAAGTTGCAAATGCTCGGCATGTTGAAGCGTGTTTAAAAGCTGATATAGACGTATTGTGGCTTGGAGCAAGAACAACGGTCAATCCCTTTTATGTTCAAGAAATAGCAGAGGCTTTAAGAGGTGTTGATGTTAAGGTCATGATTAAAAATCCTTTACATCCAGAGTTGAGCTTATGGATAGGTGCTATTGAGAGACTGAGTCAAGTTGGTGTAAGTCAATTATCGGCTATTCATCGTGGCTTTTTCACCTTAGAAAAATCAGCATTTCGGAATGAGCCAAAATGGGAAATCCCCATTAAACTCAAGCGTCTAGTGCCTGAACTCTCAATTATTTGTGATCCTAGCCATATTTCTGGAGCACCACAAATGTTAAGTGAAGTTTCGCAGACAGCTATGGACTTGAACATGGACGGACTCATGATAGAAACTCACTACAATCCAAGCCTTGCATTAAGCGATGCACAACAACAAATTACGCCCAAAGAATTAGGTGTTTTATTGGATAATCTAATTTTGAGATCTTCAACCAATCCCAATACTGAGTTCAGAACATTACTCAACAACCTACGCTCAGAAATTGATGCTATTGATAAAAAGTTGGTCGATATTGTAGGTCAAAGAACCGAAATAGTAAAAGAGATAGGTCGTTACAAAAAAGAAAATGCAGTCACTATATTACAGATAGAACGTTGGTTCGAAATACTAAAATCTAGAAAAGACTGGGGGCGTGACATCAATTTAGACCCTCAAATGATTGGCGAATTATTTGAACTTATTCATAAACATTCTGTTCTTACTCAAACTCATATTTTAAATAAGTGA
- the rsmI gene encoding 16S rRNA (cytidine(1402)-2'-O)-methyltransferase produces MAKLFVVPTPIGNLEDFTFRAVRILEEVDLILAEDTRTSAKLMAHYQISTPMRSYHMHNEHKTVEKWIELLLDGKTIALITDAGTPAISDPGFLLVRECVKNNVEVDCLPGATAFVPALVNSGLPCEKFVFEGFLPQKKGRQTRLKILAEETKTMVFYESPYRVKKTLAQFVEFMGGDRNVSVSREISKKFEETIRGSVAEVLAHFETKEPKGEFVIVLEGK; encoded by the coding sequence ATGGCAAAATTGTTTGTAGTTCCCACACCTATTGGAAATCTAGAAGATTTTACTTTCAGAGCAGTTCGTATACTAGAAGAAGTAGACCTAATCTTAGCTGAAGACACACGTACTAGTGCTAAATTAATGGCACACTACCAAATATCTACTCCTATGCGTTCATATCATATGCATAATGAGCATAAAACGGTAGAGAAATGGATTGAGCTTTTGTTAGATGGGAAAACTATTGCATTAATTACAGACGCTGGAACTCCAGCTATTTCTGACCCTGGTTTTTTATTGGTTAGGGAATGTGTGAAAAACAATGTTGAGGTAGATTGTTTGCCTGGTGCTACAGCTTTTGTTCCTGCACTTGTTAATTCTGGTCTGCCTTGTGAAAAGTTTGTTTTTGAGGGCTTTTTGCCACAGAAAAAAGGAAGACAGACTCGCTTAAAAATTTTGGCAGAAGAAACCAAAACGATGGTGTTTTATGAATCTCCATATAGAGTTAAAAAAACATTAGCACAATTTGTCGAATTTATGGGAGGGGATAGAAATGTTTCTGTTTCAAGAGAAATTAGCAAGAAATTTGAAGAAACAATTAGGGGAAGTGTTGCGGAAGTGTTAGCTCACTTTGAAACTAAAGAACCCAAAGGAGAATTTGTTATTGTATTAGAGGGGAAATAA